In one window of Corallococcus macrosporus DNA:
- a CDS encoding putative quinol monooxygenase, whose amino-acid sequence MPTSLLVVHVHVHVLPQHVDAFLQATLANARESVKEPGIARFDVCQDNEDPTRFVLVEAYRTADAPAAHKETAHYLTWRDTVAPMMAEPRSARRYTNRFPDDAAW is encoded by the coding sequence ATGCCCACGAGCCTGCTCGTCGTCCATGTCCACGTGCACGTGCTGCCCCAGCACGTCGACGCCTTCCTCCAGGCCACCCTCGCCAACGCCCGCGAGAGCGTGAAGGAGCCCGGCATCGCCCGCTTCGACGTCTGCCAGGACAACGAGGACCCCACCCGCTTCGTCCTCGTGGAGGCCTACCGCACCGCCGACGCTCCCGCCGCGCACAAGGAGACCGCCCACTACCTCACGTGGCGTGACACCGTCGCCCCCATGATGGCCGAGCCCCGCTCCGCCCGCCGCTACACCAACCGCTTCCCCGACGACGCGGCCTGGTGA
- a CDS encoding cytochrome P450: protein MPNALSRGIFNLFFGAKRKPFASLPGPQPGILGTAGDFLGASPWDVCARYGREYGGVTLIWMGPNPGLVLNDPELIAEVYESPRRMEFEKGNISEQIRPSTTDDTAFTAELRGDWVQKRALEPSAQSWAPGALADQVGPMQAAISESLDALLKQERIDDLASVLRRLTFDALSVAQLGEKPPDQVYEDFMLLAKAADARIQSKLPLKFVKPPKDFEAVKARFYGYFVDRIREARKRQDPRAVDMMSRYLRETPGIDDQVLAHMLGGTYFGGAFSSSVTLVGAFHQLNKYPEADARLAAEATALVADSLLTSGKLEGAKWAEAVAYEALRILPAVRVMTRTPSKDAQLAGVTLPAGSMIMISNQHLHRDPKHWEDPDTFKPERWLNGGAARDPLGSGYFFPFGRGPRACVGADFAMVFLKTALTTIASRVKVQLDSTEPFEEGFFFGVVLPKGVTGKLVARTAQASLKAKVG from the coding sequence GTGCCCAACGCTCTTTCTCGCGGCATCTTCAACCTGTTCTTCGGCGCGAAGCGTAAGCCGTTCGCGTCGCTGCCCGGTCCCCAGCCGGGGATCCTCGGCACCGCCGGGGACTTCCTGGGGGCGTCCCCCTGGGACGTCTGCGCCCGCTATGGCCGTGAATACGGCGGCGTCACGCTCATCTGGATGGGGCCCAACCCCGGGCTGGTGCTCAACGACCCGGAGCTCATCGCGGAGGTCTACGAGTCCCCCCGCCGGATGGAGTTCGAGAAGGGGAACATCAGCGAGCAGATCCGCCCCTCCACGACGGACGACACGGCGTTCACGGCGGAGCTGCGCGGGGACTGGGTGCAGAAGCGCGCCCTGGAGCCCTCGGCGCAGTCGTGGGCTCCGGGGGCGCTGGCGGACCAGGTGGGCCCCATGCAGGCGGCCATCTCCGAGTCCCTGGATGCGCTGCTGAAGCAGGAGCGCATCGACGACCTCGCGTCCGTGCTGCGCCGGCTGACCTTCGACGCGTTGTCGGTGGCTCAGTTGGGGGAGAAGCCGCCGGATCAGGTGTACGAGGACTTCATGCTGCTCGCGAAGGCGGCGGACGCGCGCATCCAGTCGAAGCTGCCGCTGAAGTTCGTGAAGCCGCCCAAGGACTTCGAGGCGGTGAAGGCGCGCTTCTACGGGTACTTCGTGGACCGAATCCGCGAGGCGCGTAAGCGCCAGGACCCGCGTGCCGTGGACATGATGTCGCGCTACCTGCGGGAGACGCCGGGCATCGATGATCAGGTGCTGGCGCACATGCTCGGGGGCACGTACTTCGGCGGAGCGTTCTCCTCCAGCGTCACGCTGGTGGGAGCGTTCCACCAGCTCAACAAGTACCCCGAGGCCGACGCGCGCCTCGCCGCCGAGGCGACGGCGCTGGTGGCGGACAGCCTGCTGACGTCCGGGAAGCTGGAGGGCGCGAAGTGGGCGGAGGCGGTGGCCTACGAAGCGCTGCGCATCCTGCCTGCGGTCCGGGTGATGACGCGTACGCCATCGAAGGACGCGCAGCTGGCCGGAGTCACGTTGCCGGCGGGTTCGATGATCATGATCTCGAACCAGCACCTGCACCGGGACCCGAAGCACTGGGAGGACCCGGACACGTTCAAGCCGGAGCGCTGGCTGAACGGAGGCGCGGCGAGAGACCCGCTGGGGAGCGGCTACTTCTTCCCGTTCGGAAGGGGACCGCGAGCATGCGTGGGCGCGGACTTCGCGATGGTGTTCCTGAAGACAGCGCTGACAACGATTGCGTCACGCGTGAAGGTCCAGCTGGATTCGACGGAGCCGTTTGAAGAGGGCTTCTTCTTCGGCGTGGTGCTGCCCAAGGGCGTCACCGGGAAGCTTGTCGCCCGGACGGCGCAGGCGTCACTCAAGGCAAAGGTTGGATGA
- a CDS encoding DUF2381 family protein, giving the protein MRVLPLLRYGLLLVLIASPSLARDVSDKLTIRTLKVPAHPAQEASSIYVSWQVVTALRFEAEVDPARTKFLGWEGRFEAPLIGGKKVILEPLRELDSGEALPLLVTLVDGTEFTFLVKAKIREDWGWIDYQVNVFKDPDSYDAILSSLYDSLSRERKLSEENERFKKEENSVDHAYATLLANGQVKKTPFRRAKFWRSKNEDMDVVVEVFSGPEKAAAVIHLTNTYHGQSWRFDGASLTRDSSSDTARPFALRMNRTVLTSGQSGRIAVVVDKSAFEDKDGQLADLALQIFRDDGLLQVFVAMDHTLLRQ; this is encoded by the coding sequence ATGCGCGTCCTCCCGCTTCTCAGGTATGGCCTCCTGCTTGTCCTGATCGCCTCGCCATCCCTGGCGAGGGACGTGTCAGACAAACTCACCATCCGGACGCTCAAGGTCCCAGCCCATCCAGCCCAGGAGGCGTCGTCCATCTATGTCTCCTGGCAGGTGGTGACAGCGCTTCGGTTCGAGGCGGAAGTTGATCCCGCCAGGACGAAGTTCCTGGGGTGGGAAGGACGTTTCGAAGCGCCGCTGATCGGCGGCAAGAAGGTCATCCTCGAACCGCTGCGTGAGCTTGATAGCGGCGAAGCGTTACCCCTGCTGGTGACACTCGTTGATGGAACAGAGTTCACGTTCCTCGTGAAGGCCAAGATCCGGGAGGATTGGGGCTGGATCGACTACCAGGTCAACGTGTTCAAGGACCCGGACAGTTACGATGCGATCCTCTCGTCGCTCTACGACTCGCTCAGCCGGGAGCGCAAACTGAGTGAGGAGAACGAGCGCTTCAAGAAGGAAGAGAACTCGGTCGACCACGCTTACGCGACGCTTCTTGCGAATGGGCAGGTCAAGAAGACGCCGTTTCGGCGCGCGAAGTTCTGGCGCTCGAAGAACGAAGACATGGACGTCGTCGTTGAAGTCTTCTCGGGTCCGGAAAAGGCAGCGGCCGTCATTCACCTGACGAACACCTACCATGGTCAGTCCTGGAGGTTCGACGGGGCCTCTCTCACTCGCGACTCCTCCAGTGACACCGCTCGCCCGTTCGCGCTTCGCATGAATCGCACAGTCCTCACTTCAGGACAGTCGGGGAGGATCGCCGTCGTTGTCGACAAGAGCGCCTTCGAGGACAAGGACGGGCAACTGGCCGATCTGGCCCTCCAGATCTTCCGGGACGATGGACTCCTCCAGGTGTTCGTCGCGATGGATCACACCCTGCTTCGGCAGTAG
- a CDS encoding lipoxygenase family protein — MPTAWRRLLTSLGFSSKAQEPPLLEAEELARWYGGLGLKERLAVSRNLVKQVRAPRALRDASTLPARARGRLVFEQDGPQGPIPLHHLKVELWDRDLGTPDDFLGESFTGPDGAFEIRYDPEDAGEGDLPDLELRFFEPQHTFRQDGRVVETWKRIGSERGPDDHGGHEYDFGTLRLPYWEYDPSTPLARLLVVEEGTPPTAYAPGRALAMLKAVAPIELVKRQHQLQIRLGQAPSLAKIQADYPETTTVRMERESPGSSRSDAWFGERLLNGMFSSILDRDPEDAQAFRLYLPWNAYEQDGVHCLPDVDLRLRLVDGKLMPQRIILGMREPGATAPGSPVTRRTFTPADGADWEAAKRMARVSATLDVELGNHLGQCHFNVEQYAIAAHRNLRRNPLRWLLMPHLREVVLINHAANGFLVGPTGYISRASALTERSINQRLEHLLGSYDWKGFAPATPVCEGHRYAQAGQLFWKLLGEHIDAFFAEHGAEIEAQWQEVHRFSDDLVAHSAPAFVCRYLRARVPGKEAPWFVRSERMDLGAKVAEPAAKAVSAVTRTDAPQPGELEALKSLCRYVIFFATFRHAWANNLQWEDAGEVLYSCLGLRWGKGGALSTEADLDVAPTPDEATEMLWISWMLSKTNYGFILSNEEEDLHPRLLELLRAHAADFAALGLDVRTVSSRINI; from the coding sequence ATGCCTACCGCGTGGCGCCGCCTGCTGACCTCGCTGGGGTTCTCCTCCAAGGCCCAGGAGCCGCCGCTGCTGGAGGCGGAAGAGCTGGCCCGGTGGTACGGGGGGCTGGGATTGAAGGAGCGGCTGGCGGTGAGCCGCAACCTGGTCAAGCAGGTGCGAGCGCCGCGAGCGCTGAGGGATGCCTCCACCCTGCCCGCACGGGCCCGGGGCCGGCTCGTGTTCGAGCAGGACGGACCGCAGGGGCCCATTCCCCTGCACCACCTCAAGGTCGAGCTGTGGGACCGGGACCTCGGCACGCCGGACGACTTCCTGGGCGAATCCTTCACGGGCCCGGATGGCGCGTTCGAGATCCGCTACGACCCAGAGGACGCGGGGGAAGGAGACCTGCCGGACCTGGAGCTGCGCTTCTTCGAACCGCAGCACACGTTCCGCCAGGACGGCCGCGTGGTGGAGACATGGAAGCGCATCGGTTCGGAGCGGGGGCCGGACGACCACGGCGGCCACGAGTACGACTTCGGGACGCTCCGGCTGCCGTACTGGGAATACGACCCGTCGACGCCGCTGGCCCGGCTGCTGGTGGTGGAGGAAGGCACGCCGCCCACGGCCTACGCGCCGGGACGCGCGCTGGCGATGCTCAAGGCCGTCGCGCCCATCGAGCTGGTGAAGCGGCAGCACCAGTTGCAGATCCGCCTGGGGCAGGCACCGAGCCTCGCGAAGATCCAGGCGGACTACCCGGAGACGACGACGGTCCGGATGGAGCGCGAGTCGCCGGGCTCCTCGCGCAGCGACGCCTGGTTCGGGGAGCGGCTGCTCAACGGGATGTTCTCCAGCATCCTGGACCGGGATCCGGAGGATGCGCAGGCGTTCCGGCTGTACCTGCCCTGGAATGCGTATGAGCAGGACGGAGTGCACTGCCTGCCGGACGTGGACCTCCGTCTGCGATTGGTGGACGGCAAGCTGATGCCCCAGCGGATCATCCTGGGGATGCGGGAGCCCGGAGCGACGGCACCCGGCTCACCGGTGACGCGCCGGACGTTCACGCCCGCGGATGGCGCGGACTGGGAGGCGGCGAAGCGGATGGCGCGGGTGAGCGCGACGCTGGACGTGGAGCTGGGCAACCACCTGGGGCAATGCCACTTCAACGTGGAGCAGTACGCCATCGCCGCGCACCGGAACCTGAGGCGCAATCCCTTGCGCTGGCTGCTGATGCCGCACCTGCGGGAGGTGGTGTTGATCAACCACGCCGCCAATGGGTTCCTGGTGGGCCCCACGGGCTACATCTCCCGGGCCAGTGCGTTGACGGAGCGAAGCATCAACCAGCGGCTGGAACACCTGCTGGGCAGCTACGACTGGAAGGGCTTCGCGCCCGCGACGCCGGTCTGTGAAGGACACCGCTACGCGCAGGCGGGACAGCTGTTCTGGAAGCTGCTCGGGGAGCACATCGACGCGTTCTTCGCGGAGCACGGCGCGGAGATTGAAGCGCAGTGGCAGGAGGTGCACCGGTTCTCGGACGACCTGGTGGCGCATTCAGCGCCAGCGTTCGTCTGTCGTTACCTGCGGGCGCGGGTACCGGGGAAGGAAGCGCCGTGGTTCGTGCGCTCGGAGCGCATGGATTTGGGAGCGAAGGTCGCGGAGCCGGCCGCCAAGGCCGTGAGCGCGGTGACGCGGACGGATGCGCCGCAGCCGGGTGAGCTGGAGGCGCTGAAGAGTCTCTGCCGCTACGTCATCTTCTTCGCGACGTTCCGGCACGCCTGGGCGAACAACCTCCAGTGGGAGGACGCGGGAGAGGTCCTGTACTCCTGTCTGGGATTGCGCTGGGGCAAGGGAGGCGCGCTGTCGACGGAGGCGGACCTGGACGTCGCGCCCACGCCGGATGAAGCGACGGAGATGCTGTGGATCTCCTGGATGCTGTCCAAGACGAACTACGGCTTCATCCTGTCCAACGAAGAAGAAGACCTGCATCCCCGCCTGCTGGAGCTGCTCCGGGCCCATGCCGCGGACTTCGCGGCCCTGGGCCTGGACGTGCGGACGGTCAGCTCCCGCATCAACATCTGA
- the nth gene encoding endonuclease III yields MKPAALVPVVLERLREKYPDAKYELNWNTPYQLLVATILAAQCTDERVNRVTAELWKKYDGPQAIADADTAELEEDLKPTGFFKQKTKTVQAMTRALLDAHRGEVPSSMEDLVELPGVARKTANVVLNTAFNQASGVIVDTHVARVSQRMGLTKQEKPEAIETDLMKLVPKDDWTFFGPAVVLHGRYTCVAKKPKCAECLFNDVCPKLGVV; encoded by the coding sequence ATGAAACCCGCCGCCCTTGTCCCCGTGGTGCTCGAACGTCTGCGCGAGAAGTATCCCGACGCGAAGTACGAGCTGAACTGGAACACCCCCTACCAACTGCTGGTGGCCACCATCCTGGCCGCCCAGTGCACCGACGAGCGCGTCAACCGCGTCACCGCCGAGCTGTGGAAGAAGTACGACGGCCCCCAGGCCATCGCGGACGCGGACACCGCGGAGCTGGAGGAGGACCTCAAGCCCACCGGCTTCTTCAAGCAGAAGACCAAGACGGTGCAGGCCATGACCCGCGCGCTGCTGGACGCGCACCGGGGGGAAGTCCCGTCGAGCATGGAGGACCTGGTGGAGCTGCCCGGCGTGGCGCGCAAGACGGCCAACGTCGTGCTCAACACCGCCTTCAATCAGGCCTCCGGCGTCATCGTGGACACGCACGTGGCCCGCGTCAGCCAGCGCATGGGCCTGACGAAGCAGGAGAAGCCGGAGGCCATCGAGACGGACTTGATGAAGCTGGTGCCGAAGGACGACTGGACGTTCTTCGGCCCCGCCGTGGTGCTGCACGGCCGCTACACCTGCGTGGCCAAGAAGCCCAAGTGCGCGGAGTGCCTGTTCAACGACGTGTGTCCGAAGCTGGGAGTGGTTTGA
- a CDS encoding 1,4-dihydroxy-2-naphthoyl-CoA synthase: MVSDLFDASRWQPVEGHKFKDITFHRAVDQGTVRIAFNRPEVRNAFRPKTVDELARALEATRFMTDVGVVLLTGNGPSPKDGGWAFCSGGDQRIRGKDGYKYEPGEDAADPARLGRLHILEVQRQIRFLPKVVIAVVPGWTAGGGHSLHVVCDMTIASKEHGMFKQTDADVASYDAGYGSALLARQVGQKRAREIFFLGQAYTADEAFQMNAINKAVPHKDLEKVALEWAAEINTKSPTAIKMLKYAFNLPDDGLVGQQLFAGEATRLGYGTEEAQEGRDAFVQKRKRDFKRFPWTY; this comes from the coding sequence ATGGTCTCGGACCTCTTTGACGCGTCCCGCTGGCAGCCGGTGGAAGGCCACAAGTTCAAGGACATCACGTTCCACCGCGCGGTGGATCAGGGCACGGTGCGCATCGCGTTCAACCGGCCGGAGGTGCGCAACGCGTTCCGTCCGAAGACGGTGGACGAGCTGGCCCGCGCGCTGGAGGCCACGCGCTTCATGACGGACGTGGGCGTGGTGCTGCTCACGGGCAACGGGCCGTCGCCGAAGGACGGCGGGTGGGCGTTCTGCTCGGGTGGCGACCAGCGCATCCGCGGCAAGGACGGCTACAAGTACGAGCCCGGCGAGGACGCGGCGGATCCGGCGCGGCTGGGGCGGCTGCACATCCTGGAGGTGCAGCGGCAGATCCGCTTCCTGCCGAAGGTGGTCATCGCGGTGGTGCCGGGCTGGACGGCGGGTGGCGGGCACAGCCTGCACGTCGTCTGCGACATGACCATCGCGAGCAAGGAACACGGAATGTTCAAGCAGACGGACGCGGACGTGGCCAGCTACGACGCGGGCTACGGCAGCGCGCTGCTGGCGCGGCAGGTGGGACAGAAGCGAGCGCGCGAAATCTTCTTCCTGGGCCAGGCCTACACGGCGGACGAGGCGTTCCAGATGAACGCCATCAACAAGGCCGTGCCGCACAAGGACCTGGAGAAGGTGGCGCTGGAGTGGGCGGCGGAGATCAACACCAAGAGCCCCACGGCCATCAAGATGCTGAAGTATGCCTTCAACCTCCCGGACGACGGCCTCGTGGGCCAGCAGCTCTTCGCGGGAGAGGCCACGCGTCTGGGTTACGGCACGGAAGAGGCACAGGAAGGCCGCGACGCCTTCGTCCAGAAGCGCAAGCGCGACTTCAAGCGCTTCCCCTGGACGTACTGA
- a CDS encoding iron-containing alcohol dehydrogenase, translated as MTSAPFEFATATRVLFGPGRVQEVPDLVRGLGGRKVLLVTGTNPARAEPVRAGLERLGIPSASFRVAGEPTVDLAREGTAAAVDAGCDAVVAIGGGSALDAGKAIAALAANGGDPLDYLEVIGRGQALTKPSLPFVAVPTTAGTGSEVTRNAVLGSKEAGVKASLRSPMMLPRVALVDPDLLEHAPAAVLAAGGLDALSQLIEPFLSIRAQPLTDALAKEGMQRSARSLRRAVLHGPGLSEREDLALASLFGGLCLANSGLGAVHGFAAPLGGMLGAAHGALCAALLGATLEVNLEALRSRAPDHPALPRFRELAVLLTGQTHARAEDGIAWVKDLVHAVRIRGLRDMGLTDAAVPGLVVKARAASSMKGNPLPLTDAELTTLVERSM; from the coding sequence ATGACGTCCGCCCCCTTCGAGTTCGCCACCGCCACCCGCGTCCTCTTCGGCCCGGGCCGCGTCCAGGAAGTCCCCGACCTCGTGCGCGGCCTCGGCGGCCGGAAGGTCCTGCTCGTCACCGGGACCAACCCCGCCCGCGCCGAGCCCGTCCGCGCGGGGCTCGAACGGCTGGGCATCCCTTCCGCCTCCTTCCGCGTCGCGGGCGAGCCCACCGTCGACCTCGCACGCGAGGGCACCGCCGCCGCCGTGGACGCGGGCTGTGACGCCGTCGTCGCCATCGGCGGAGGCAGCGCGCTCGACGCGGGCAAGGCCATCGCCGCGCTCGCCGCGAATGGGGGCGACCCGCTGGACTACCTGGAGGTCATCGGACGGGGCCAGGCCCTGACGAAGCCGTCGCTGCCGTTCGTGGCCGTGCCGACCACGGCGGGCACCGGCTCCGAGGTGACGCGCAACGCGGTGCTGGGCTCGAAGGAGGCCGGCGTGAAGGCCAGCCTGCGCAGCCCGATGATGCTCCCCCGCGTCGCGCTGGTGGATCCGGACCTGCTGGAGCACGCACCCGCGGCCGTGCTCGCTGCGGGCGGCCTGGACGCGCTGTCGCAGCTCATCGAACCGTTCCTGTCCATCCGCGCCCAGCCGCTCACGGATGCGCTCGCGAAGGAAGGCATGCAGCGCTCGGCCCGCTCGCTGCGCAGGGCGGTGTTGCACGGCCCAGGGCTCTCGGAGCGCGAGGACCTGGCCCTCGCCAGCCTCTTCGGCGGCCTGTGCCTCGCCAACTCGGGCCTGGGCGCGGTGCATGGCTTCGCGGCGCCGCTGGGCGGGATGCTCGGCGCGGCCCATGGGGCGTTGTGCGCGGCGCTGCTCGGAGCCACCCTGGAGGTGAACCTGGAGGCGCTGCGCTCCCGCGCTCCAGACCATCCCGCCCTGCCCCGCTTCCGCGAGCTGGCGGTGCTGCTCACCGGCCAGACCCACGCCCGCGCCGAGGACGGCATCGCCTGGGTAAAGGACCTGGTCCACGCCGTGCGCATCCGGGGCCTGCGCGACATGGGCCTTACCGACGCGGCGGTGCCCGGCCTCGTCGTCAAGGCCCGCGCCGCCAGCAGCATGAAGGGCAATCCGCTCCCGCTCACCGACGCGGAGTTGACGACGCTCGTCGAACGGTCGATGTGA
- a CDS encoding lipoxygenase family protein has product MSTDYTLTIRTSSKLGAGTNSAISVVLVGTKGESQPYRLDKRFHNDFEAGAVDAYTVKAEDLGDLLLLRFSNAGGGVGGDWLLDSVTVTTTGRHWFFPYYRWVLGKSSAEVLEGTARLPQQVRHEREQVARTDLLLARQRMYPWRPAEATAGLPGALDITEQRPLPKDELYRGLADGSYEVVIAKTLAAIKLHMPVLSKAWNGLVDIFDFFKGIELPTLAQRWQDDAEFARQAVQGISPVHIQSITALPEGMPLTDGELRGLLSPGTTLEQALAGKRVFLLDFEILGDVPMFKKTDKDGVEERRWAPASRCLLYLDDTRLLRPIAIQLGRDPELDPVFTPNDSPHDWLAAKIYVRCSEGNTHQMVGHALRTHFIAEPFVMATMRNLPDPHPVYKLLRRHFRYTLAINDGARKGLLAAGGVFDDLIATGGPDQGHVFLGKKGYKAWTLADNKPRPDIERRGVLDPAVLPHYPYRDDSLLLWDAIEEYVGGVLGHFYTSDEDLVRDGDMQRWWKDLTEHGMPVEKLPCAELKRVSDLTDILTTVLFTVSVQHAAVNYLQYEHYAFVPNAPLCMRQAPPRKKGVLAEKDIHEMIPSKTQMLWQVAVGRALSSFGEDEEYLLHDGGWREDYFQEPELLAIRDRFHSRLRAQTEAVKARNAKSAVPYTVLQADRIPCGITV; this is encoded by the coding sequence ATGAGTACCGATTACACGCTGACGATTCGCACGAGCTCGAAGCTCGGCGCGGGGACCAACTCTGCCATCTCCGTGGTCCTGGTGGGCACGAAGGGTGAGAGCCAGCCGTACCGCCTGGACAAGCGCTTCCACAACGACTTCGAGGCCGGCGCGGTGGACGCCTACACCGTCAAGGCCGAGGACCTGGGCGACCTGCTCCTGCTCCGGTTCTCCAACGCCGGGGGGGGCGTCGGGGGTGACTGGCTCCTCGACTCGGTGACCGTCACCACGACGGGGCGGCACTGGTTCTTCCCGTACTACCGCTGGGTCCTGGGCAAGTCCTCCGCCGAAGTGCTCGAGGGCACCGCGCGGCTGCCCCAGCAGGTCCGCCACGAGCGCGAGCAGGTGGCCCGGACCGACCTGCTCCTGGCCCGCCAGCGCATGTATCCCTGGCGCCCCGCGGAGGCGACCGCCGGGCTGCCTGGCGCGCTCGACATCACGGAGCAGCGGCCGCTGCCCAAGGACGAGCTCTACCGGGGGCTCGCGGACGGCAGCTACGAGGTCGTCATCGCCAAGACGCTCGCGGCCATCAAGCTGCACATGCCCGTGCTGAGCAAGGCGTGGAACGGCCTCGTGGACATCTTCGACTTCTTCAAGGGCATCGAGCTGCCCACGCTCGCCCAGCGCTGGCAGGACGACGCGGAGTTCGCCCGTCAGGCCGTGCAGGGCATCAGCCCCGTCCACATCCAGTCCATCACCGCACTGCCAGAGGGAATGCCTCTCACGGACGGTGAGCTGCGCGGCCTGCTCTCTCCGGGCACGACGCTCGAGCAGGCGCTGGCGGGCAAGCGCGTCTTCCTGCTCGACTTCGAGATCCTGGGCGACGTGCCCATGTTCAAGAAGACCGACAAGGACGGCGTGGAGGAGCGCCGCTGGGCGCCCGCGTCCCGCTGCCTGCTGTACCTGGACGACACGCGGCTGCTGCGGCCCATCGCCATCCAGCTCGGCCGTGACCCGGAGCTGGATCCGGTGTTCACGCCCAATGACAGTCCGCACGACTGGCTGGCCGCGAAGATCTACGTGCGGTGCAGCGAGGGCAACACGCACCAGATGGTGGGCCACGCGCTGAGGACCCACTTCATCGCCGAGCCGTTCGTCATGGCGACGATGCGAAACCTCCCGGACCCGCACCCCGTCTACAAGCTGCTGCGCCGGCACTTCCGCTACACGCTCGCCATCAACGACGGCGCCCGGAAGGGCCTGCTCGCCGCGGGCGGCGTGTTCGACGACCTCATCGCCACCGGCGGCCCGGACCAGGGGCACGTGTTCCTGGGCAAGAAGGGCTACAAGGCCTGGACGCTCGCGGACAACAAGCCGCGCCCGGACATCGAGCGCCGTGGCGTGCTCGACCCGGCGGTGCTCCCGCACTACCCGTACCGCGACGACTCGCTGCTGCTGTGGGACGCCATCGAGGAGTACGTCGGCGGGGTGCTGGGGCACTTCTACACGTCGGACGAGGACCTGGTGCGTGACGGCGACATGCAGCGCTGGTGGAAGGACCTCACCGAGCACGGCATGCCCGTGGAGAAGCTGCCGTGCGCGGAGCTGAAGCGCGTCTCCGACCTCACGGACATCCTCACCACGGTGCTCTTCACGGTCAGCGTCCAGCACGCGGCGGTGAACTACCTCCAGTACGAGCACTACGCCTTCGTGCCCAACGCGCCGCTGTGCATGCGCCAGGCGCCGCCGCGCAAGAAGGGCGTCCTGGCGGAGAAGGACATCCACGAGATGATCCCCTCCAAGACGCAGATGCTCTGGCAGGTGGCGGTGGGCCGCGCGCTGTCCAGCTTCGGAGAGGACGAGGAGTACCTGCTCCACGACGGCGGCTGGCGCGAGGACTACTTCCAGGAGCCGGAGCTGCTCGCCATCCGCGACCGCTTCCACTCGCGTCTGCGCGCGCAGACCGAGGCGGTGAAGGCGCGCAACGCGAAGAGCGCGGTGCCCTACACCGTCCTGCAGGCCGACCGCATTCCCTGCGGCATCACCGTCTAG
- a CDS encoding serine/threonine protein kinase has translation MRMPKALLLGSVFLLGAPSGCTTAGGVALRPDGTPGPQECPAKALEVMRYLRLRVGDAALADLDANQIDARRISLYDGPIESILKDDIGTLEATTRLYGRVWTSGPQVVIRWYEAHPPDGDKVPICAVARLSRDQMRKLPDSKPGMAILDGSVAAAYIVDSFR, from the coding sequence ATGCGCATGCCCAAGGCCCTGTTGCTCGGCTCCGTGTTCCTGCTTGGCGCTCCTTCCGGATGCACGACGGCGGGCGGTGTGGCTCTTCGTCCCGACGGCACCCCAGGACCGCAGGAGTGCCCGGCGAAGGCGCTCGAAGTCATGCGATACTTGAGGCTGCGCGTTGGGGATGCAGCGCTGGCGGATCTCGATGCCAACCAGATCGACGCCCGGCGCATCTCGCTCTACGACGGACCCATTGAGAGCATCCTCAAGGACGACATCGGCACCCTTGAGGCGACGACACGCCTGTATGGGCGGGTCTGGACGAGCGGGCCCCAGGTCGTCATTCGCTGGTACGAGGCCCATCCGCCAGATGGCGACAAGGTTCCCATCTGTGCCGTGGCCCGGCTCAGCAGGGACCAGATGCGGAAGCTGCCTGACTCAAAGCCTGGAATGGCGATCCTCGACGGCTCCGTTGCGGCTGCCTACATCGTCGATTCTTTTCGCTGA